The proteins below are encoded in one region of Winogradskyella helgolandensis:
- a CDS encoding DUF4350 domain-containing protein, with protein MSKKGKLYIILVALTILAIVVLEMNKPKAINWFPSYATHHKIPFGAYVFNDQLKRVADSVAIVDRPPFEYLKNNDINGTYLFYNGGIAFGKEELNSLLDWVANGNTLVVAAVDFEEKLLDTLNLNTQSVNTFDNFNNEYQVKLVNPAVNDTQTYKYDRAATFFHFNKIDNSNTSVIGLIDTYRGENRPMKDTLISTIKQPFGDGEIILSTFPQAFTNYFILQSPNQNYTAGLLSYLDTSKPIYVDTYYKTGKTFYTSPMYLFLNTPSLKWAYYIMLIGALIYIIFEGKRKQRAIPIVNTLKNQTVDFTRTIANMYYESGKHKDISQHKVHHFLEYIRNTLHLSTAEINTSFINNLAARSNNTVEDTQTLFKLIESLNQKNDINSIELERLNTLIEQFKSHNQWKKTKQ; from the coding sequence TTGAGCAAAAAAGGAAAACTATATATCATACTTGTAGCACTAACTATTTTGGCTATCGTTGTTCTAGAAATGAACAAACCTAAGGCTATAAATTGGTTTCCTTCTTATGCCACGCATCATAAAATTCCGTTTGGTGCTTATGTGTTTAACGACCAATTAAAACGGGTTGCAGATTCGGTTGCTATAGTCGATCGTCCTCCTTTTGAATACTTAAAGAATAATGACATAAACGGAACATATCTTTTTTATAATGGAGGAATTGCCTTTGGTAAAGAAGAGCTGAATAGTCTTTTAGATTGGGTCGCCAATGGAAACACCCTCGTTGTTGCAGCTGTAGATTTTGAAGAAAAATTACTAGACACTTTAAACCTTAATACACAATCTGTTAATACATTCGATAATTTTAATAACGAATACCAAGTTAAGCTTGTTAACCCAGCAGTAAACGATACACAAACCTACAAATACGATCGGGCTGCAACGTTCTTTCATTTTAACAAAATTGACAACTCAAACACATCTGTTATTGGCTTAATTGACACCTATAGAGGGGAAAACAGGCCAATGAAAGACACTTTAATTAGTACCATTAAACAACCTTTTGGAGATGGTGAAATTATCCTCAGCACCTTTCCACAAGCATTTACCAATTACTTTATATTACAATCACCAAACCAAAATTACACAGCCGGATTATTATCATATTTAGACACATCAAAACCAATCTATGTTGATACCTATTACAAAACAGGAAAGACATTTTACACCTCACCAATGTATTTATTCTTAAATACTCCATCCTTAAAATGGGCCTATTATATAATGCTGATTGGTGCGTTAATCTATATTATTTTTGAAGGTAAACGGAAACAACGTGCAATTCCGATTGTAAATACATTAAAAAATCAGACTGTAGATTTCACAAGAACTATTGCCAATATGTATTATGAAAGTGGAAAGCATAAAGATATTTCACAACACAAAGTCCATCATTTTTTGGAATACATCAGGAATACGTTACATCTTTCAACTGCCGAAATAAATACTAGTTTTATAAACAATTTGGCAGCAAGAAGTAATAATACAGTTGAAGACACGCAGACATTATTTAAACTTATTGAAAGTTTGAATCAAAAAAATGACATCAACAGTATCGAGTTAGAAAGGCTAAACACCTTAATAGAACAATTTAAATCCCATAATCAATGGAAGAAAACGAAACAGTAA
- a CDS encoding DUF4129 domain-containing protein has translation MLVYRLLLLCLCFGQFSIAQQSEQSVYYDDTTIEKQHISEDDLEAYKADDDFNYTEVEPEENFFDKVSRWFQNILTKFWEAIFGVGTATGFLYFVFTILPYLLLGLLVFLLVRFFLKVNSNNLIIKARKQGSILFSEEEQIIKNEDIPSLINDAVNQKNYRLAIRYYYLLSLKYLTESENILWQPQKTNEDYINEINQDHLKVDFKNITRIYDYVWYGEFDVDAVKFETLKHPFEHLNNTITKP, from the coding sequence ATGTTAGTGTACCGATTGCTACTTCTTTGTTTATGTTTTGGGCAATTTTCTATTGCGCAACAAAGCGAGCAATCCGTATATTATGATGATACTACAATTGAAAAACAACACATATCAGAAGATGATTTAGAAGCTTACAAAGCCGACGATGATTTCAATTACACAGAAGTTGAACCCGAAGAAAACTTTTTTGATAAAGTCTCCCGTTGGTTTCAAAACATACTTACAAAATTTTGGGAAGCCATATTTGGAGTTGGCACAGCCACTGGCTTTTTATACTTTGTTTTTACAATTCTACCCTATTTATTGTTAGGATTATTGGTCTTTTTATTAGTTCGGTTTTTCTTAAAAGTGAATTCTAATAACCTAATAATCAAAGCAAGAAAACAAGGTTCTATTTTATTTTCTGAAGAAGAACAGATTATTAAGAATGAAGACATTCCGTCGTTAATTAATGACGCCGTTAATCAGAAAAACTACCGATTAGCCATTCGATATTATTACCTTCTATCTTTAAAGTATTTAACGGAAAGTGAAAATATATTATGGCAACCACAAAAAACGAATGAAGATTACATTAATGAAATTAATCAAGACCATTTAAAAGTCGATTTTAAAAATATCACAAGAATTTACGATTACGTATGGTATGGCGAATTTGATGTAGATGCTGTTAAGTTTGAAACATTAAAACACCCTTTTGAACATTTAAATAATACAATTACCAAGCCTTGA